The following are from one region of the Anomaloglossus baeobatrachus isolate aAnoBae1 chromosome 1, aAnoBae1.hap1, whole genome shotgun sequence genome:
- the F2RL1 gene encoding proteinase-activated receptor 2, with translation MRGCRLLLSAALLCACVLGATGNNATNNATKKGRNFVGTPDIIDNYTGKVGYTVNEFAQNALTGGLTKVFLPLIYIIVFIVGLPSNAIALWVFFSRTKKKHPAVIYMANLALADLMFIIWIPLKISYHLNGNNWIYGEAMCKVLVGFFYGNMYCSILFITCLSVQRYWVIVNPISHTRKNTKIALIVSGVIWLVIILSTIPLYLFEQTAYVTKLNITTCHDVLPLSILATDMLRYFISLAVGLFFFPIILMSVAYAFMIKTLNDSITDEAIAKKRKRAIMLIVTVLVMCLVCFLPSNILILVNFATIKESHIGNVYAYYITALCLSALNSCIDPFVYYFVSKDFREHVKNALICRSVRTVERMQISFSSMKYSRKSHTYTSTSSDTKTSNC, from the exons ATGAGGGGCTGCCGGCTACTGCTGTCCGCTGCGCTGCTGTGCGCCTGCGTGCTGGGGGCGACAG gtaaCAATGCTACTAACAATGCTACAAAAAAAGGAAGAAACTTTGTTGGCACGCCAGATATCATCGACAACTACACCGGGAAAGTTGGCTACACAGTGAATGAATTTGCACAGAACGCCTTGACTGGTGGCTTGACGAAGGTCTTCCTCCCCTTAATTTACATCATCGTGTTTATCGTTGGGCTGCCAAGTAATGCCATTGCTTTATGGGTATTTTTTTCCCGAACAAAGAAGAAGCACCCAGCGGTGATCTATATGGCCAACTTGGCTCTGGCTGACTTGATGTTCATTATCTGGATTCCACTCAAGATTTCATACCATCTGAATGGCAACAACTGGATTTATGGAGAAGCCATGTGCAAAGTACTAGTGGGCTTTTTCTATGGCAACATGTACTGCTCTATACTTTTCATCACCTGTCTCAGCGTTCAGAGATATTGGGTCATTGTAAATCCCATCTCCCATACCAGAAAGAATACGAAAATTGCACTTATTGTGTCTGGAGTGATTTGGCTCGTAATTATATTAAGCACTATTCCGTTATATCTATTCGAACAGACGGCCTACGTCACCAAACTCAACATCACAACTTGCCATGATGTCTTGCCGCTCAGCATCCTGGCCACCGATATGTTGAGATACTTCATCTCACTTGCTGTTGGACTTTTTTTCTTCCCCATAATTCTCATGTCGGTGGCTTATGCATTTATGATTAAAACCTTGAATGACTCAATTACAGATGAAGCCATTGCCAAAAAACGAAAGCGAGCCATCATGCTCATAGTCACTGTGCTGGTTATGTGCTTGGTGTGTTTTTTGCCCAGTAACATTTTGATTTTGGTGAACTTTGCTACTATAAAAGAAAGCCACATTGGGAACGTCTATGCCTACTACATTACGGCCCTTTGTCTTTCTGCCCTGAACAGTTGCATCGATCCGTTTGTCTATTATTTTGTGTCCAAAGACTTTAGGGAACATGTAAAGAACGCGTTGATCTGCCGGAGTGTGCGGACTGTGGAGAGAATGCAGATCTCATTCAGCTCTATGAAATATTCCAGAAAGAGCCATACATACACCAGCACGTCCAGCGACACAAAGACCAGTAACTGCTGA